GGCCGCCGGGGGGATCGTGAGGTTGTCGTCGACGGCCACGCCGCGGATGAGCGGCGGGAGGCCGTCGGCGACGGCGGCCGGGACCGCGCCCGCCAGGGCGACGATAACGCCCGGGTCGGGGCCGAACTCGGGGATCGCGTACGGGACGGCGATCCCGAAGCAGACGAACACCATCGCAGCGACCACGGGGAGCCGCTTCGGCTCCGTCGCCGCGTTCTCGCCGAGGCCGCCGCTTATGGGGTCGCCGATCGAGAGCATCCACATCGCGGGCACGGCGAACACCGGCGCGAAGAGGAGCGCGGTGACGGCCATCCCCACCTGATACAGCGCGTAGCCCGCGACCCCGTCCGCCTCGTACTCGCGGACGAGCGCGTCGTACAGGGGCGCGAGCGGGCCGACCGAGTCGGTGAGCCGCAGCGCTTCGAGGAGGGCCGCGACCGCGACGCTGCCCACCAGCAGCCGCCCCGTCGTCTCCCACGAGATCCAGCCGAGCAGGAACGGGACCGGGTACAGCGTGCCACTCGCGTGGACCAGCCGCCGCTCGAACTCCACGCGCTCGCGCCACGCCGCGGCCGGGAGGGGCAC
This genomic stretch from Halorubrum hochsteinianum harbors:
- a CDS encoding dolichol kinase-like protein; the encoded protein is MPLPAAAWRERVEFERRLVHASGTLYPVPFLLGWISWETTGRLLVGSVAVAALLEALRLTDSVGPLAPLYDALVREYEADGVAGYALYQVGMAVTALLFAPVFAVPAMWMLSIGDPISGGLGENAATEPKRLPVVAAMVFVCFGIAVPYAIPEFGPDPGVIVALAGAVPAAVADGLPPLIRGVAVDDNLTIPPAAASGMFLAAALIA